The sequence CATCATCAGCGATTAGTTCGGGATATTCTTTGGCGACTTCATAGAAACATTCCAGGAAAAGGCCATCGGTCAGTTTCATGATATTGGCCTTATGCCCACAGGTTATGCGCCTTGCCTTTTTAAGTTTGGCCATTTCAAAAGCATAACGAACCAGCTGGAGGGAACCGGGGCGGGTGATGAACCTGCGGCTGAGTGCTACATCATGGGTAAGCATGTGTTCAACTCCACCATAGGTATCTTCAATATTTTCACGAACCACTGTAATGTCAATGGGGATTCCGGCTTTACTGAAAACAGTATCAACCCCGTGAAGGGTCTGGAAAGTTCGTTTATTGGCGTAGGTATTCCAGGTTTTACGGGCAGTTACATTGATGCTTTTTACCCCTTTACCTTTAGGGGTTTCCATGGGTCCTTTGAAAAGGATACCCAGTTTTTCGATGGTCTCCTTTGCTTCTGGAGTCATTCCGTTGTTAAATCCCTTGTCAAATACCCATTTACCCATATCAACGAACTCATATTCAAGTGGAACTTTCGCCGCTTGAAAAATCGAGAGTACGGCGTCCATGATTTCCGGTCCGATTCCATCCCCTTTTGCTACTGCTATTTTCATATTTGTGTGTTTGTAGTGGTTCTTTTGGCCAAATTTACCGACTGTAGGCGGAGCAAAGGTAAGTCCGGGCGAATATTCAATGGCCAATTATTGAACAAAAACTGGCCCCAAGAGTTGATATTATATAACTTTATTGAAATTTCAGGAATGAGCAGTACTACCACACAGGGCGTTGAAGTGAGTGTGGAAACTTATTTTCAGCCCGATTATTCCAATCCGATGTCGGGGGAATTTATGTTTGCGTACAGGATCACCATCGACAACCACAATAGTTTTTCTGTTAAACTGCATCGCAGGCACTGGCATATTTTCGATTCCAACGGAGAATTCCGCGAAGTGGAAGGCGAAGGTGTTGTAGGCGTTCAACCTATTCTTTTGTCTGGTGAAAGATACCAATATGTGAGTGGTTGCAATCTTCGTTCTGAAATGGGCCGTATGTCGGGTACTTATCAAATGGAAAATGTCGACACCAAACAATTTTTCGATGTCGACATTCCCGCTTTTGAGATGATCGTTCCATTTAAGAACAATTAATTATTTAATTCCACCCATCCATTTTTGTGTTGGTTTTTGAAGGAGTAGGATCACTGTGCCTACAATCAGACAGAACCATACGATGTTCATAAACATGGCAGGCATTTGCTGTACATTTTCAGCATTAAAACCACCTGCAAACAATCCGGCAAAGAGGTTGCCTAATGCTGTTGCCACAAACCAGATGCCCATCAGTTGGCTCAGGTATTTTGGCGGTGCCAGTTTGGTGAAGGAACTTAATCCAACCGGACTCAGGCATACCTCTCCCAGTGTATGGAACAAATATGTTAAGGTCAATACCCAGAAAGACGCTTTTACCCCGGTTACTGCAACTTTGGAACCCAAAACCATGATATAATATCCGAGGGCCAGCAGAAAAAGTGCTGCTGCGAATTTTGTCAATGCCGGCGGGTTGATTTTTCTTTTTTCAAGGTATACCCAGAATGCGGCGAGTAAGGGTGCAAATACCAAAATATAAAACGGGTTGAAATTCTGGAACCAGCTCGAAGGCATACCAAAGGGCAATACAGAATGCCTGTCTGCGAAGATCTGGAGGGAAGAACCTTGTTGTTCAAATCCTGCCCAGAACAATACCGCTCCCCAGAAAAGGATAAATAATATGCCAACGCGTTTTTTTTCAACCAGGCTGAGGTTTGAAGCGAATAATAAGTTGGCGAAGTAAGTGATCACAACAGCTACTGCAATGATACCCATTGATGTTGCCGTTCCTTGTTTATTACTCCAAGAAAAGGTTCCGTTGAATTGCAGCAGAAGGATAAATGCAGCAAGTACAGCAAACAGGATATAGGTAAGTGGATGGGTTTTGTCACTGGTGGAACTGGATTGAACTGCCTTGGGCTTCATTCCTTTGTCTTCCAGGTATTTTTGTGCAAACAGCCGGTAAACAATCAATCCCAGGAACATGGCAACAGCCGCTGCTCCGAATCCGTAATGCCAGCCAACTTTTTGTCCGAGGTAACCAACGATGGTTATTCCGAAAAATGAACCCAGGTTAATGCCGAGGTAGAAAATGGAAAACCCGGCGTCCCGCCGGGCACCGCCTTCAGGATACAACTCACTCACCACGGAACTGATGTTGGGTTTTAAAAGACCGGTTCCAATAGCCACGACACCGAGTCCAGCGAAAAACAAAAACTGGCTGCCGGGAATGGCCAGGATAATATGACCTGTCATAATCGCAATACCCCCATACCATATAGCTTTTCTTTGTCCGAGGATATTATCAGCGACCCATCCTCCCGGCAAGGCAAGCAGGTAGGCAGAAAATGTATACATGCCATAAATGGCCCCGGCTTCACCTTCATTAAAGCCCATGCCCCCTTTAATATTATCAATCAGGAACACGAAGAGGATAGCCCGCATACCATAATAACTGAAACGCTCCCACATTTCTGTCAGGAATAAAACATAGAGTCCTTTTGGATGTCCTTTAGGGATACCTGCCTGGGTTTCAATCATACCGTTCTTTTTTAGGTAATTAAGGGTGCAATTAATTCGAAAGGGCCAAAATAAGGATATTATTGATATAGTAGCAGCCAGAACGCCCTTTGCAAGCATTTCTCTATTTTCGCGCCGGAAGATTTTGATTCCTGTCAAACATATCAGAAACAAATACCATGAATATTTTGCTTTTGGGCTCAGGTGGCCGTGAACATGCATTCGCCTGGAAAATGGCGCAAAGTGTGCATTGTGATCAGTTATTTATTGCGCCAGGAAATGCCGGGACCAGTGCTTTTGGTACCAATGTGGATATGTCGGTCACAGATTTTCCGGCGATCAGGCAGTTTTGTGTGGAACAGCAGATCGGTTTGCTGGTGGTGGGTCCGGAAGAACCGCTGGTAAAAGGGATCGTTGACTATTTTAATGCAAATCCTGTGGGGGACATGCCGGTTATTGGTCCGGCCCGGTATGGTGCCCAGCTCGAAGGGTCTAAAGCCTTTGCCAAGGCTTTTATGGAGCGCCATGGCATACCTACTGCAGCCTACCGTGAATTTGATGGGAATAATTTTGAAGAAGGAATAGCGTATATCCGGCAGCATGCATTACCGATTGTGCTGAAGGCAGATGGATTGGCAGCAGGAAAAGGCGTGTTAATCCTGAATAATCGTGAAGAGGCATTGCTGGAATTTGAACAAATGATCATGCAGGGCAAGTTTGGTGACGCCAGTAAAAAAGTAGTGATCGAAGAGTTTTTGGATGGCATAGAAATGAGCGTTTTTGTATTGACGGATGGAAAGAACTATGTGTTATTGCCTTCGGCCAAGGATTACAAAAGGATAGGCGAAGGTGATACCGGGCTGAATACAGGCGGAATGGGTGCTGTAAGTCCTGTTCCGTTTGCTGATACTTTATTTATGGATAAAGTGATTGACCGGATTGTTCGTCCGACTGTTGCCGGATTGCAGCAGGAGCAGATCGATTATAAAGGATTTGTATTTGTCGGTTTGATCAAAGTGAATGGAGAGCCCATGGTAATTGAATACAACTGCCGCATGGGTGACCCTGAAACTGAAGTAGTCTTTCCTCGTTTAAAAAATGACCTGGTGGAGTTACTGCTTGCCGCCGGCAGGCAAAGACTGGATGCGGTTACTGTTGTATTTGACGAGCGCGTAGCATGCACTGTAATGGCTGTGAGTGGTGGTTATCCTGGCGATTATCAGAAAGGTAAACCAATCTATGGACTGGACCTGCCTGTACCTGCTGAATCCCTGGTGTTTCATGCCGGAACCATTTATCGTAATGGGATGACGGTTACCAATGGCGGGCGGGTACTATGCGTAACTTCCTATGCTGATACCATCAGAGATGCAGTGCTTAAATCAACGGCAGTACTCGAAAAAATACAATTCGAAGGAAAGTATTTCAGAAAGGATATTGGCTATGAATTTAAATAAATGATTCGCGATGAAACCAGTCCATTACGCTGATTACCTGCAGCTCGATAAGATACTTGGTGCACAGCAGACTGAAAGTGAGCAGCACCTGCAGCCGGCACATGATGAAATGTTGTTCATCATTATACACCAGGCCTATGAACTGTGGTTCAAGCAGATCTTGTATGAAGTGGAATCGGTGAATGCGATTTTCCAGCAACCTTCTCTGCAGGATAACTCCCCGGAATTACAAACGATCGTTCACCGGCTGCAGCGCACCGTGACGATTTTAAAGGTGTTGGTACAGCAGATCGATATCATGGAAACCATGACACCAATGGATTTTCTTGATTTCAGGGATATGCTGCGTCCGGCCTCCGGGTTCCAAAGCTGGCAGTTTAAGGCACTGGAAGCCAGGCTGGGACTGCAGTTTCTACAAAGGCACGGACAGGAATATTACATTTCCCAATTGCGGCCCGAGCAGGTTACTCTAATAAAAAAAATTGAATCGGAACAGCCCCTGATCAGCTTATTAAATGGTTGGCTCGAAAGAATGCCATTCCTTGATGAGCAGGGAGAGTGGTGGGCAAGGTATACAGCAGTCTACCGGGAAAGCCTGACCGATAATGAAAAAAATAACCTGTCTGCATTTGATATGGTCTTTGGCAGTGAAAGTATGGATGGCCGGCAATTATCTGCCAAAGCCAGTCGTGCCGCCCTGTTTATAATGTTGTACCGAGGATATCCCATTCTTCAATTGCCTTTTCAGTTATTGAATGTATTACTGGAAATTGATGAACAACTCAGTACCTGGCGATATCGTCACATGAATATGGTGCATCGGATGATTGGCAGCCGTGTAGGAACCGGTGGTAGTACTGGTAAGGAGTACCTGAAAGGAGCAGTGGATAAACATTATATTTTTAAAGAGATTGCGCAATTAACCAGTTTTCTGGTGGAGCGCCGCAAGTTGCCGGTCCTTGACCGCCAAACCGAGCAGCGGCTTGGCTTTACCGCTTCTTCCTGAAATGATTATTATTATTTCGATCGCACCTGCTCATTAAATACAGGATGCACGTACGGCACAAAAAACCATACTATTGAAATCAAGAATGGTTTTATCCGAAGCCAATTAATTAAACCGATTTTGTTTGTCGATCACCCTGTAATCGGCTTTGAGGAAATCGGCCACAGTGGCATTAAACTGGTCCTTGTATATGACAGGAGTGCTGTGGCCGGAATTGGGTAAAATCCACAAATAAGCCTTAGGAATATTTTTGTAGATCAGCATTGTGTGTTCTTCCCTGATCACGTCATGATCGCCGCCTATCACCAGCGTTGGACATTTGATCGTATGCAACTGGCTGGCGGTGATATGTGGTTGTTCAACGAGCAGGCGCATCAGTTTTTTTGATGTCCTTTCCTGGGGATTCAGGCTGTTTTTGGACATTAAGGAATCGTAATAAGGTTTTATAAGGTCAATAACGTCATTGTACACAGCTGTGGAATCGGGCCAGAGGTTGGCACCGGTTACGGCCAGTTTCTTCACTTTTTCAGGGTGGCGAATGGCGAGTAATAATCCGTTGATACCACCATCACTCCAGCCAATTACATAAGCAGAATCAATTTTCATGGCCTTGAGTAATTCAGCATAGTCATCGGCCATTTGCTCATATGACAAAGAATCAGATGGATCCTCAGAGCGGCCTTGTGCGCGATTATCTGCCAGAATCACCTTGTAGCTGTTCATAAAATACGGCACCTGGTTAATGAAATCTTTCATTGAACCGCCATTACCATGGATGATCAGAAGTGGCTGGCCTTTGCCATAAGTTTCCGTATACATATTAAAGCCACGAATAGGATACATTTTTCCTGCTGGATTTGTTCCCAATGGAATAGTTTTTTGCGCCGGGCCTTGTGCTGTTGACAACTTGCTTAGGGCAAACAGGCAGAACAAAACCCGAAATAATCTTTGCATTTGTAGAAATTTATTGACTTAAAGCTAGTGGATTATCCCCTCCTTTCTTACCGGATTTAAACGGAGTAAAGAAAAGGCGCAAAATTGCAACCGCAGCAAGCGCAGCAGCTATTCCAAACGTATAGGTTGCGCCACTTGATGCCCAGATCAAACCGGCTACTGTACTGGATAATAAGGCGCAGATGCTTTGGCAGGAGGTATACAATCCGATGGCGGTGCCGGTTTGGTTCAGGGGAACAAGGTTACTGATCCATGCTTTGGAAACCCCTTCTGTTGCTGCTGCATAAATGCCATAAAGACCAAAAAGTAAGTACAGTCCCAATGTACTATGGTTAAAAGTGAAGCCCGCATACACCCCCACAAATACCAAAAGACCTGTAATCAGGACTTTTTTAAATCCCCAATGATCGGCCAGGATACCCATTGGATATGCACTGACAGCATATATCAAATTGTAGCATATGTAGGCCAGGATAGTCGTCGTATCACTCCCGGTGATGGCTTTTGCCTGTAACAGTAAAAATGCATCTGAACTATTGGCCAGCGAAAAAATCAGTAAACCACTAATCAGCCTGCGATATTCGCCACTACCTTCTTTCCAATAATGGAAATACCTAAAGAAACCGGACTTTCCCGGTGGGCCCGGATCCGACTTTTCTTCTTTTAGCCCGTAAATCAGGGCGACGGAAATGAGTCCGGGAACCAGTGCCCAGACAAATAAAACCCTGTAATTCCCAGGAAACCAATGCAGAAATGCCAAAGCGGCAACAGGACCTAATACGGCACCAACGGTATCCCAGCCGCGATGAAAATTGAAAATCCGGCCCCTGTTCCAGGGTGTGGAGGCCGCAGAAAGCAGCGCATCCCTGGCAGCCGAGCGAATTCCTTTGCCCAGTCGATCCACCGAACGCACTCCGAAAATCCAGGCAGGAAAAATAAATGCCGCCATCAGGGGCTTGGAAACAGCGCTTAAGAAGTAGCCCAATTTTACGAAAGGAAGGCGCAAACCTATGCTGTCAGAGCGTTTGCCAAAGTATCCCTTGCTTAATCCTACCACAAACTCAGCAAGACCTTCTAATATTCCGATCAATGCAACGGAGAAACCAATATCTTTCAGGTATACAGGAACGACAGGGTATAACATCTCACTGGCGAAATCTGCAAACAGACTCACTAAAGACAAAATCCATACTGTTTTTGGAATGCGTATCTTGTTCAGGGGCATTGCTCCAATTTAGTATTTTAAAAAAAATAATGGGTATTTGCACTAAACGCGGGGAACACCCGTTTTGCAAAGGTTGGCGAATTGTGGAAAAATTAGTGGTAATCAATGCATACTACTTTGATAAATCGAATTATTTGCATCAATTTTGCTGACATTATATCCTGATTAAAAATCTGACCTCAACAAAATGGGATTATTCAATTTTCTGACCCAGGAAATCGCGATGGATCTGGGTACTGCCAATACCCTAATCATACATAACGATGAAATTGTGGTGAATGAGCCTTCTATAGTCGCACTGGATCGTAATAATCCAAAAAACGTGCTGGCTGTTGGAAAGCGTGCGTTGATGATGCATGAAAAGACACATGAAAGCATCCGTACGGTGCGTCCACTGAAAGACGGTGTAATTGCCGACTTTAACGCCGCCGAACTCATGATACGGGAAATGATCAAAATGATCTATCCCAAAAAGCCCTTATTTCCCCCCAGCTGGCGAATGATGATCTGCATCCCATCTTCCATTACCGAGGTGGAAAAGCGGGCCGTTCGCGACAGTGCTGAACAGGCCGGGGCCAAGGAAGTATACCTGATCCACGAGCCTATGGCAGCTGCCCTGGGTATTGGAATTGATGTGGAAGAGCCTGTAGGAAATATGATCATCGATATAGGTGGTGGAACAACTGGTATCACCGTTATTGCCCTTGCGGGTATTGTTTGTGACCAGAGTATCCGGATCGCAGGGGATGAATTTACTGCCGATATTATGGAAGCCCTGCGTCGTTACCATAGCCTGCTGATTGGCGAAAGGACTGCCGAGCAAATCAAAATCCAGATTGGCGCTGCCATGAAAGACCTTGAAAATCCACCGGATGACATTCCTGTTAACGGCCGTGACCTGGTTACGGGAATCCCTAAACAGATTATGGTGAGCTTCCAGGAAATCGCTGAAGCCCTCGATAAAAGTATTTTTAAGATTGAAGAAGCCATCCTGAAAGCCCTGGAAACAACTCCTCCTGAACTTGCGGCAGATATTTATCGCCGTGGATTATACATTACTGGCGGTGGTGCCCTGCTTCGCGGCCTCGATAAGCGCCTTAGCCAGAAAATAAAACTGCCAGTGCATGTGGCCGATGATCCGCTGAAAAGCGTCGTTCGCGGTACAGGCATCGCCCTAAAAAACTACGACCGCTATCCTTTTGTAATGCGCTGATAAGATGACGATGATGATGAATAGCAGTAAAGTTTATAGCGCTCTCTTCCTGAGAGAAGAGGAGGGACACTATGCGTAATATCTTTCTATTCATCCGGCGATACGCTAATTTTTTATTTTTTCTGACATTGCAGGCGTTTGCCCTGTATTTTCTTTTTCGCTATAATAAATTTCATGAAGCTGCCTTTATGGGTGTAGCCAGTGAATTGACCGGCAGGGTGAACACCCGCTACAATAAGATTGAGTATTATTTCAAACTCAAAAAGACCAATGAGGCCCTGGTGCAGGAGAACCTTGCCCTGCGATCTTTACTCCGCAGTAATTACCTGGCAGCAGATACCAATCACCTGGTAGTAGTTGATTCCATCCGGGTTGATTCCATCATGAAATTCCAGAAGTTCCGTTATATGGAAGCGAAAGTGGTGGGTAGTTTCATAACCACCCAAACTAATTTCTTTTCCCTTCACCGTGGATCGGACCAGGGGGTTCGGGTAGATATGGCCGTAATAGGCCCTGAAGGCGTTGTAGGCAGGGTTGTAAATGTGAGTAGTAATTTCTCCACTGTGATGACCATGCTGAGCCGCCAGTTTAAAGTAGATGCCAAATTGAAAACATCCGGTGAAAGGGGTATCATCAGTTGGGATGGTGTTAATCCGCAATTCATTCAAATGCGGAATATTCCCAAAAATGTGAAAGTGGCTAAGGGTGATACTGTGCTCACCAGTGAGTTGTCTTCAATTTTCCCGGCGAATATCATGGTGGGCACTGTTGATACCATCCTGAATGACCCCAGCACTAATTTTTATACTTTACGCCTGCGATCAGGTACCAATTTTTCTACAGTACAATATGTTTATGTTGTGCAGAACAAACAACTGGATGAACAAAAAGATTTAGAATCAGCCACACAGAAGACCAATGAGTGATTTCTTAAAGAATATTATCCGTTTTGTTGTGTTCATCCTTGTGCAGGTGTATATCCTGCATAAAGTGCCACCATTACATCGCTTTATCGTTCCATACCTTTATTTCCTGTTTATTATCTGGTTGCCATTTAATACCGGCAGGTCCTGGCTGATGCTGATTGCATTCTTTTTTGGACTAACCCTGGACTATTTCCTTGTTACACCAGGACTTCATGCTGCTGCCTGCGTATTAATCGCATATATCAGGCCTTTTATGGTAAACCTGCTCATCAGGCAGGAAGGAGCAGAACAGAGTTATGGCGCACCTTCCATTCAGAGTATGGGGCTGGCACCA comes from Flavihumibacter fluvii and encodes:
- a CDS encoding rod shape-determining protein, producing the protein MGLFNFLTQEIAMDLGTANTLIIHNDEIVVNEPSIVALDRNNPKNVLAVGKRALMMHEKTHESIRTVRPLKDGVIADFNAAELMIREMIKMIYPKKPLFPPSWRMMICIPSSITEVEKRAVRDSAEQAGAKEVYLIHEPMAAALGIGIDVEEPVGNMIIDIGGGTTGITVIALAGIVCDQSIRIAGDEFTADIMEALRRYHSLLIGERTAEQIKIQIGAAMKDLENPPDDIPVNGRDLVTGIPKQIMVSFQEIAEALDKSIFKIEEAILKALETTPPELAADIYRRGLYITGGGALLRGLDKRLSQKIKLPVHVADDPLKSVVRGTGIALKNYDRYPFVMR
- the purD gene encoding phosphoribosylamine--glycine ligase, encoding MNILLLGSGGREHAFAWKMAQSVHCDQLFIAPGNAGTSAFGTNVDMSVTDFPAIRQFCVEQQIGLLVVGPEEPLVKGIVDYFNANPVGDMPVIGPARYGAQLEGSKAFAKAFMERHGIPTAAYREFDGNNFEEGIAYIRQHALPIVLKADGLAAGKGVLILNNREEALLEFEQMIMQGKFGDASKKVVIEEFLDGIEMSVFVLTDGKNYVLLPSAKDYKRIGEGDTGLNTGGMGAVSPVPFADTLFMDKVIDRIVRPTVAGLQQEQIDYKGFVFVGLIKVNGEPMVIEYNCRMGDPETEVVFPRLKNDLVELLLAAGRQRLDAVTVVFDERVACTVMAVSGGYPGDYQKGKPIYGLDLPVPAESLVFHAGTIYRNGMTVTNGGRVLCVTSYADTIRDAVLKSTAVLEKIQFEGKYFRKDIGYEFK
- the apaG gene encoding Co2+/Mg2+ efflux protein ApaG, translating into MSSTTTQGVEVSVETYFQPDYSNPMSGEFMFAYRITIDNHNSFSVKLHRRHWHIFDSNGEFREVEGEGVVGVQPILLSGERYQYVSGCNLRSEMGRMSGTYQMENVDTKQFFDVDIPAFEMIVPFKNN
- a CDS encoding tryptophan 2,3-dioxygenase — translated: MKPVHYADYLQLDKILGAQQTESEQHLQPAHDEMLFIIIHQAYELWFKQILYEVESVNAIFQQPSLQDNSPELQTIVHRLQRTVTILKVLVQQIDIMETMTPMDFLDFRDMLRPASGFQSWQFKALEARLGLQFLQRHGQEYYISQLRPEQVTLIKKIESEQPLISLLNGWLERMPFLDEQGEWWARYTAVYRESLTDNEKNNLSAFDMVFGSESMDGRQLSAKASRAALFIMLYRGYPILQLPFQLLNVLLEIDEQLSTWRYRHMNMVHRMIGSRVGTGGSTGKEYLKGAVDKHYIFKEIAQLTSFLVERRKLPVLDRQTEQRLGFTASS
- a CDS encoding peptide MFS transporter; the protein is MIETQAGIPKGHPKGLYVLFLTEMWERFSYYGMRAILFVFLIDNIKGGMGFNEGEAGAIYGMYTFSAYLLALPGGWVADNILGQRKAIWYGGIAIMTGHIILAIPGSQFLFFAGLGVVAIGTGLLKPNISSVVSELYPEGGARRDAGFSIFYLGINLGSFFGITIVGYLGQKVGWHYGFGAAAVAMFLGLIVYRLFAQKYLEDKGMKPKAVQSSSTSDKTHPLTYILFAVLAAFILLLQFNGTFSWSNKQGTATSMGIIAVAVVITYFANLLFASNLSLVEKKRVGILFILFWGAVLFWAGFEQQGSSLQIFADRHSVLPFGMPSSWFQNFNPFYILVFAPLLAAFWVYLEKRKINPPALTKFAAALFLLALGYYIMVLGSKVAVTGVKASFWVLTLTYLFHTLGEVCLSPVGLSSFTKLAPPKYLSQLMGIWFVATALGNLFAGLFAGGFNAENVQQMPAMFMNIVWFCLIVGTVILLLQKPTQKWMGGIK
- the mreC gene encoding rod shape-determining protein MreC, whose protein sequence is MRNIFLFIRRYANFLFFLTLQAFALYFLFRYNKFHEAAFMGVASELTGRVNTRYNKIEYYFKLKKTNEALVQENLALRSLLRSNYLAADTNHLVVVDSIRVDSIMKFQKFRYMEAKVVGSFITTQTNFFSLHRGSDQGVRVDMAVIGPEGVVGRVVNVSSNFSTVMTMLSRQFKVDAKLKTSGERGIISWDGVNPQFIQMRNIPKNVKVAKGDTVLTSELSSIFPANIMVGTVDTILNDPSTNFYTLRLRSGTNFSTVQYVYVVQNKQLDEQKDLESATQKTNE
- a CDS encoding MFS transporter — translated: MPLNKIRIPKTVWILSLVSLFADFASEMLYPVVPVYLKDIGFSVALIGILEGLAEFVVGLSKGYFGKRSDSIGLRLPFVKLGYFLSAVSKPLMAAFIFPAWIFGVRSVDRLGKGIRSAARDALLSAASTPWNRGRIFNFHRGWDTVGAVLGPVAALAFLHWFPGNYRVLFVWALVPGLISVALIYGLKEEKSDPGPPGKSGFFRYFHYWKEGSGEYRRLISGLLIFSLANSSDAFLLLQAKAITGSDTTTILAYICYNLIYAVSAYPMGILADHWGFKKVLITGLLVFVGVYAGFTFNHSTLGLYLLFGLYGIYAAATEGVSKAWISNLVPLNQTGTAIGLYTSCQSICALLSSTVAGLIWASSGATYTFGIAAALAAVAILRLFFTPFKSGKKGGDNPLALSQ
- a CDS encoding alpha/beta fold hydrolase, with the protein product MQRLFRVLFCLFALSKLSTAQGPAQKTIPLGTNPAGKMYPIRGFNMYTETYGKGQPLLIIHGNGGSMKDFINQVPYFMNSYKVILADNRAQGRSEDPSDSLSYEQMADDYAELLKAMKIDSAYVIGWSDGGINGLLLAIRHPEKVKKLAVTGANLWPDSTAVYNDVIDLIKPYYDSLMSKNSLNPQERTSKKLMRLLVEQPHITASQLHTIKCPTLVIGGDHDVIREEHTMLIYKNIPKAYLWILPNSGHSTPVIYKDQFNATVADFLKADYRVIDKQNRFN
- the mreD gene encoding rod shape-determining protein MreD, with the translated sequence MSDFLKNIIRFVVFILVQVYILHKVPPLHRFIVPYLYFLFIIWLPFNTGRSWLMLIAFFFGLTLDYFLVTPGLHAAACVLIAYIRPFMVNLLIRQEGAEQSYGAPSIQSMGLAPYTIFVLVLTFLHNGYLVFLEWMQFGNFWYFMGKVGATTAVSLLLILITELMFYRKGRYRTNAV